One Setaria italica strain Yugu1 chromosome I, Setaria_italica_v2.0, whole genome shotgun sequence DNA window includes the following coding sequences:
- the LOC101765046 gene encoding LOW QUALITY PROTEIN: serine/threonine protein kinase OSK1-like (The sequence of the model RefSeq protein was modified relative to this genomic sequence to represent the inferred CDS: deleted 1 base in 1 codon), whose protein sequence is MQRSQQQQQGQGSPPPSASSCKRPRTAMKPLPPAHLAALRGRYELVSVRGQGSFSEVWEARHLRTGLRVAIKILCHAKMRAAKLKPEREPRVMRLLSLGRHPHVARFYEAIRPPAAGDNQYTYIVMELAESGELHDHVAVRERLPEAEARRIFQQLAAAVAYCHRNRVAHRDLKMENVLLDAEGSVKIADFGFSKLWSPGKMQSRSLGSPEYAAPELLEGRSYRGPEVDVWSCGVILYAMLCGRYPFDGADMSDLARNIRRGEFRLPSWVSDDARDLISSMLIVRPEKRATLAEVTAHRWLQPDMPPHLAMPPPDATAAAARQGVNAATVELLVTRHGFERTSLLQSIRLDDGSEEAVAYQLVLSKQHDAATLYQLSMPPPPPPHGRHQWALDGGELVLRECPRETMRRVAKALGELGVRILFYHSHRHRMVCAHVRAAGGGGVPTAAIIHSFIRRHKDCGGSSSSSGAATATATDDDTAAVESLSAAAVFFEIQLLKAGEGNGNSNSQQHQYVLHLKRTSGPQIPYLRVCAQLASKLKSNPY, encoded by the exons CCTGCAAGCGGCCGAGGACGGCGAtgaagccgctgccgccggcgcaccTGGCGGCGCTGCGGGGGAGGTACGAGCTGGTGAGCGTGAGAGGCCAGGGCAGCTTCtcggag gtgtgggaggcCCGGCACCTCCGCACGGGCCTCCGGGTGGCCATCAAGATCCTCTGCCACGCCAAGATGAGAGCCGCCAAGCTCAAGCCGGAGCGCGAGCCCCGCGTGATGCGCCTGCTCAGCCTCGGCCGCCACCCGCACGTCGCCCGCTTCTACGAGGCCATCCgcccccccgccgccggcgacaatCAGTACACCTACATCGTCATGGAGCTCGCCGAGTCGGGGGAGCTCCACGACCACGTCGCCGTCCGGGAGCGGCTGCCGGAGGCCGAGGCCCGCCGGATCTTCCAgcagctggccgccgccgtggcctaCTGCCACCGCAACAGGGTCGCGCACCGGGACCTCAAGATGGAGAACGTGCTGCTGGACGCGGAGGGCAGCGTCAAGATCGCCGACTTCGGATTCAGCAAGCTCTGGAGCCCGGGGAAGATGCAGAGCAGGAGCCTGGGGAGCCCGGAGTACGCGGCGCCAGAGCTGCTGGAGGGCCGCTCGTACCGGGGCCCCGAGGTCGACGTGTGGAGCTGCGGCGTCATCCTCTACGCCATGCTCTGCGGACGCTACCCCTTCGACGGCGCCGACATGTCAGACCTGGCTAGGAACATCAGG CGCGGCGAGTTCCGGCTGCCGTCGTGGGTCTCCGACGACGCCCGGGACCTCATCTCCAGCATGCTCATTGTCAGGCCCGAGAAGCGGGCGACCTTGGCCGAGGTGACGGCGCACCGCTGGCTTCAGCCGGACATGCCGCCGCATCTGGCGATGCCCCCTcccgacgccaccgccgccgccgcccggcaaGGCGTCAATGCCGCCACCGTAGAGCTGCTAGTGACGCGCCATGGATTCGAGAGGACCAGCCTTCTCCAGTCGATCCGCCTCGACGACGGATCCGAG GAGGCGGTCGCGTACCAGCTGGTCCTGAGCAAGCAGCACGACGCAGCTACCCTTTACCAGCtctccatgccgccgccgccaccgccgcacggcCGGCACCAGTGGGCGCTGGACGGCGGCGAACTAGTCCTCCGCGAGTGTCCGCGCGAGACGATGCGGCGCGTCGCCAAGGCGCTGGGGGAGCTGGGCGTGCGCATCCTCTTCTACCACAGCCACCGCCACCGGATGGTCTGCGCCCACGTCagggctgccggcggcggcggcgtcccgaCAGCCGCCATCATCCACAGCTTCATCCGCCGCCACAAGGACtgcggtggcagcagcagctcgtCAGGGGCTGCAACTGCGACTGCAACCGACGACGacaccgccgccgtggagagcttatcggcggcggcggtcttcTTCGAGATCCAGCTGTTGAAGGCCGGGGAAGGCAACGGAAATAGTAATTCGCAGCAGCATCAGTACGTGCTGCATCTGAAGAGGACTTCGGGGCCGCAAATTCCCTACCTTCGCGTCTGCGCGCAGTTGGCATCCAAGCTCAAATCTAATCCCTACTGA